A region from the Haliaeetus albicilla chromosome 16, bHalAlb1.1, whole genome shotgun sequence genome encodes:
- the CAT gene encoding catalase encodes MADGRDDASDQLKQWRSQRVSQKPDVLTTGAGNPVGDKLNILTVGPRGPLLVQDVVFTDEMAHFDRERIPERVVHAKGAGAFGYFEVTHDITQYCKAKVFEHIGKRTPIAIRFSTVAGESGSADTVRDPRGFAMKFYTEEGNWDLVGNNTPIFFIRDAMLFPSFIHSQKRNPQTHLKDPDMMWDFWSLRPESLHQVSFLFSDRGIPDGYRHMNGYGSHTFKLVNASGRAVYCKFHVKTDQGIKNLSVEEAGRLASTDPDYGIRDLYNAIARGDYPSWSFYIQVMTFEEAEKFPFNPFDLTKIWPHGDYPLIPVGKLVLNRNPVNYFAEVEQMAYDPSNMPPGIEPSPDKMLQGRLFSYPDTHRHRLGPNYLQIPVNCPFRARVANYQRDGPMCVSDNQGGAPNYYPNSFTGPEDQPFVKESHMSVSGDVQRFNSANEDNVTQVREFYTKVLKEDERQRLCKNIADHLKDAQLFIQKRAVKNFTDVHPDYGARIQVLLDKYNAESGKKDIIRTYTQTTSPVSAKERSNL; translated from the exons AAACCAGATGTCTTGACCACTGGTGCTGGGAACCCTGTAGGGGATAAACTTAATATTCTGACAGTAGGGCCACGTGGACCTCTTCTTGTTCAAGATGTTGTTTTCACTGATGAGATGGCTCATTTTGACAGAGAGAGGATTCCCGAAAGAGTTGTGCATGCAAAAGGGGCAG GAGCCTTTGGCTATTTTGAAGTCACTCATGATATTACCCAATATTGTAAGGCAAAAGTGTTTGAACACATTGGAAAAAGAACTCCAATTGCTATACGATTCTCCACTGTTG CTGGAGAATCTGGGTCTGCTGATACAGTTCGTGACCCTCGAGGCTTTGCAATGAAATTCTATACAGAAGAGGGTAATTGGGATCTTGTGGGAAATAATACTCCCATCTTCTTTATTCGGGATGCAATGTTG TTTCCATCCTTCATCCATAGCCAAAAGAGGAACCCTCAGACTCATTTGAAGGATCCAGACATGATGTGGGACTTCTGGAGTCTTCGCCCTGAGTCTTTGCATCAA GTGTCTTTCTTGTTCAGTGATCGTGGTATTCCTGATGGTTATCGCCATATGAATGGATATGGATCACACACTTTTAAACTGGTTAATGCTAGTGGAAGAGCAGTTTATTGCAAATTCCATGTGAag aCTGACCAGGGCATCAAAAATCTTTCTGTTGAAGAAGCAGGAAGATTGGCTTCTACTGATCCTGATTATGGAATACGTGATCTTTACAATGCCATTGCCAGGGGGGACTATCCGTCATGGTCTTTCTACATTCAAGTTATGACATTTGAAGAAGCAGAGAAGTTTCCATTTAATCCTTTTGATTTAACTAAG ATTTGGCCACATGGTGACTACCCTCTCATCCCTGTGGGAAAGCTTGTCTTGAATAGGAATCCTGTCAATTACTTTGCAGAGGTGGAACAGATGGCATATGATCCTAGCAACATGCCACCAGGTATTGAACCTAGCCCTGATAAAATGCTGCAG GGTCGTCTTTTCTCATATCCTGACACTCATAGACACCGTCTGGGACCTAACTATCTACAAATTCCTGTGAACTGCCCCTTCAGAGCTCGTGTGGCCAATTACCAGAGGGATGGACCAATGTGCGTTTCTGACAACCAAG gTGGTGCCCCAAACTATTATCCAAATAGTTTTACTGGTCCGGAAGATCAGCCTTTTGTAAAGGAGAGCCATATGTCTGTTTCGGGAGATGTGCAGCGCTTCAATAGTGCAAATGAAGATAATGTGACTCAG GTGCGAGAATTCTATACCAAAGTGCTGAAGGAGGATGAACGCCAAAGGCTGTGTAAAAATATTGCTGATCATCTTAAAGATGCACAACTCTTCATTCAGAAGAGAGCT GTGAAAAACTTCACTGATGTTCATCCTGACTATGGTGCCCGTATTCAGGTTTTGCTGGACAAATACAATGCTGAAAGTGGGAAGAAG GATATAATTAGGACATACACACAGACCACATCTCCTGTGTCTGCCAAAGAAAGATCCAACTTGTAA